In Methylacidiphilum infernorum V4, a single window of DNA contains:
- a CDS encoding FMN-dependent NADH-azoreductase, whose protein sequence is MSKILYIEASPRKDRSFSIAATQAFLQKYKEKHPQDVVELLDLWAKDLPRFDGYVLESKYALFHGLEHTPEQKRAWKAVEEIIGHFISFDKYIFSLPMWNFGIPYKLKHYIDILVQPTYTFSYSPQEGYKGLVLGKKACLVCARGGTYQDELQKLDFQLPYLKLILGFIGISEIHQVIVEGTLFQKRDELLFKATREAQRVAEIF, encoded by the coding sequence ATGTCCAAGATATTGTATATCGAAGCTTCTCCAAGGAAAGATCGGTCTTTTTCTATAGCCGCTACACAAGCCTTTCTTCAAAAATACAAGGAAAAGCATCCGCAAGATGTTGTTGAATTATTGGATCTTTGGGCTAAGGATTTACCGCGGTTTGATGGATATGTGCTTGAAAGCAAATACGCCCTTTTTCATGGGCTGGAACATACTCCAGAGCAAAAAAGGGCATGGAAAGCGGTGGAAGAGATCATCGGTCATTTTATATCCTTTGATAAATATATTTTTTCCCTGCCCATGTGGAATTTCGGAATTCCCTATAAACTGAAACATTATATCGATATCCTCGTTCAGCCTACCTATACCTTTTCTTATTCTCCGCAGGAAGGGTACAAGGGGCTTGTTTTGGGAAAAAAAGCCTGCCTGGTCTGTGCCAGGGGGGGAACTTACCAGGATGAACTCCAAAAACTTGATTTCCAACTTCCCTATCTTAAGCTTATCCTTGGATTTATCGGCATTAGTGAAATTCACCAAGTGATTGTCGAGGGAACTCTTTTTCAAAAAAGAGATGAGCTTTTATTCAAAGCTACCCGGGAAGCCCAAAGGGTAGCGGAAATCTTTTAA
- a CDS encoding outer membrane protein codes for MIDLKKRKVDLARGLCFFGLSLSLCIYPLKAEIEDEYAEEKPNLASAVQNPSYAQSGGEEVAGSQNEHAFPPDKDKRELEKNIKEINSQKAPFSLKTGLYAGVFGGGSFSAPGNYGYSQYPSPVGLATFNPRGGIVNGVGGVEVGYEFPKQAMGTTGDFFWSPSVQFDGYYMGMTAAASQINPVAGNIDFKDNFNSGLFFIDGLLRLYTPILVINFGIGVGGAYLWESSISGVGSKGNFSGKNLFGKGIDTSNGAFALQGIAGVERWITDRLSFIVEYRFVWVGTSNFTYSGNPAVFGSGTTINNHFDQFEANLVLGGLRYKF; via the coding sequence ATGATCGATTTGAAAAAGAGAAAAGTGGATTTAGCACGGGGATTATGCTTTTTCGGGTTGAGCCTGTCGCTGTGCATTTATCCTTTGAAAGCTGAAATCGAAGATGAATATGCCGAAGAAAAACCCAATTTGGCTTCTGCAGTTCAAAATCCCTCTTATGCCCAATCAGGCGGTGAGGAAGTGGCGGGGTCTCAAAATGAGCATGCTTTTCCTCCTGACAAGGACAAAAGGGAACTCGAAAAGAATATCAAGGAAATAAACTCACAAAAGGCTCCTTTTTCATTGAAGACGGGCCTGTATGCAGGAGTATTTGGGGGAGGATCTTTTTCTGCTCCGGGCAATTACGGTTATTCTCAATATCCATCTCCCGTAGGCTTGGCCACGTTTAATCCTAGAGGAGGCATAGTAAATGGAGTGGGGGGAGTAGAAGTAGGTTATGAGTTTCCCAAGCAAGCCATGGGGACTACCGGGGATTTTTTTTGGAGTCCATCGGTGCAATTTGATGGTTATTACATGGGTATGACCGCTGCCGCTTCGCAAATCAACCCGGTGGCGGGGAATATCGATTTTAAGGATAATTTTAATTCTGGACTGTTCTTCATCGACGGGTTGCTCAGGCTCTATACGCCTATTCTCGTCATTAACTTTGGTATTGGGGTGGGGGGGGCTTACCTATGGGAATCGTCGATTTCCGGCGTGGGATCGAAAGGGAATTTTTCCGGGAAAAACTTGTTTGGCAAGGGAATTGATACCTCTAACGGGGCCTTTGCCCTCCAGGGCATTGCCGGGGTGGAAAGATGGATAACCGACCGCTTAAGCTTCATCGTGGAATACCGGTTTGTATGGGTGGGGACTTCAAACTTTACCTATTCGGGAAATCCGGCCGTTTTTGGTTCGGGAACAACAATTAATAACCATTTTGATCAGTTTGAAGCCAATCTTGTCCTTGGTGGATTGAGATACAAGTTTTAA